A stretch of Babesia bigemina genome assembly Bbig001, chromosome : III DNA encodes these proteins:
- a CDS encoding Cytoplasmic tRNA 2-thiolation protein 1, whose product MKCASCLVEHPALRRSVNRLPYCKKCFVEAFEDEVYQVIQEQKLIEDGDVVCIGVSGGKDSSVLAHVLATLKERYKRNWTLVLLAADEGIRGYRDDSLNVVMNMKNPNYKELMILNFKDRFGFTMDEIVSLIGQKNNCTVCGTFRRQILEIGARLLGANKLCTGHNLDDNAETTLLNFCRNDLFKLAKSLNERSNASIAARQPDEHNAETRPHEDSKTESSNGTAFTRIKPMMYCYEKEIVMYARYLGLEYFSTECSYAPEAYRGYMRTFIKQLEAVDPRIIQNIAHSSQHLYAHYPTNRELKSCKKCGIEGLNDLCKACVTVEKLSSLAKKSQSNSNIWA is encoded by the coding sequence ATGAAATGTGCTTCGTGCCTTGTAGAGCATCCAGCTCTCAGGCGGTCGGTTAATAGGCTGCCATATTGTAAGAAATGCTTTGTGGAGGCTTTTGAAGACGAAGTATACCAAGTGATCCAAGAACAAAAACTCATTGAGGATGGAGATGTTGTTTGCATCGGAGTTTCGGGAGGCAAGGACTCGTCGGTACTAGCACATGTTCTCGCCACTTTAAAGGAACGGTATAAACGAAATTGGACATTGGTGCTGCTTGCTGCGGACGAGGGAATTAGGGGATACCGTGATGATTCACTTAATGTAGTGATGAACATGAAAAATCCCAACTACAAAGAGCTGATGATTTTGAACTTCAAAGATAGGTTCGGATTTACGATGGACGAGATAGTGTCGCTCATTGGGCAGAAGAACAACTGCACAGTATGCGGAACCTTTCGTAGGCAAATTCTAGAAATCGGCGCAAGGCTGCTTGGTGCCAACAAGCTCTGCACGGGACACAACCTCGACGATAACGCGGAGACTACGCTTCTCAACTTTTGCAGGAACGATCTATTTAAACTGGCCAAGAGCCTAAATGAAAGATCAAATGCATCTATCGCAGCGCGTCAGCCTGACGAACATAATGCAGAAACTCGGCCACACGAAGATTCGAAAACAGAGAGCAGCAACGGAACGGCATTTACGCGCATAAAGCCCATGATGTATTGCTACGAAAAGGAAATTGTAATGTACGCCAGATATCTGGGACTGGAGTACTTTTCTACGGAATGTTCCTATGCCCCGGAAGCATACAGAGGGTATATGAGAACGTTCATAAAACAACTGGAGGCCGTTGATCCACGAATTATACAGAACATAGCGCACTCTTCACAACATTTATATGCGCATTATCCAACCAACCGAGAACTAAAATCGTGCAAAAAATGTGGTATAGAGGGTTTAAATGATCTATGCAAAGCTTGCGTAACCGTTGAGAAGTTATCATCGCTTGCGAAAAAATCGCAAAGTAATTCGAACATTTGGGCCTGA